A part of Gossypium hirsutum isolate 1008001.06 chromosome A07, Gossypium_hirsutum_v2.1, whole genome shotgun sequence genomic DNA contains:
- the LOC107933153 gene encoding LOW QUALITY PROTEIN: uncharacterized protein (The sequence of the model RefSeq protein was modified relative to this genomic sequence to represent the inferred CDS: deleted 1 base in 1 codon; substituted 1 base at 1 genomic stop codon), whose amino-acid sequence MPYCRRAKLVFNTLRSSFISRPIFSSPIRDSSSIISRNLGSSVSSSTRAKFSGLSSYSSILRRLGIYSNNYTYDPFLNGAKRFYYVHWYGVQHFRRRGPRRWIHWNPRKAMIIALVGSGVLVTVYFGNLETVPYTKRKHLVLLSEETEKQMGESQFEELKAAFKGKILPAMHPESVRVTLIAKHIIESLQRGLSHDQIWSDLEYASPESSLEHESVHDTMAARPXSEKEGNLGMNWSREDEILDDKWVQRSRKSSQVKGSQPTTSHLEGLNWEVLVVNEPVVNAICLPGGKIVVFRGLLEHLRTDAEIATIIGHEVGHAVARHIAETITKDLWLDILQLILYQFIMPDLADKMSALLLRLPFSRRMEIELDYIGLLLLASAGYDPRVAPKVFEKLGKVAGDSAMQDYLSTHQSGRKRAQLLAQTQVMEEVLGIIHIYGKSKIWVSNNGKSKIWVSR is encoded by the exons ATGCCATACTGCAGAAGGGCAAAACTTGTGTTTAATACTTTGCGCAGTAGTTTCATTTCACGGCCTATTTTCAGTTCTCCGATCCGAGATTCGTCTTCAATAATAAGTCGGAACCTTGGCTCTTCGGTTTCATCTTCTACCAGAGCTAAGTTTTCTGGCTTATCTTCATATTCTTCTATATTACGAAGACTAGGAATTTATTCTAATAACTATACCTATGACCCCTTTCTTAACGGTGCCAAGAGATTTTACTATGTCCACTGGTACGGTGTTCAACATTTTAGGCGACGGGGTCCTCGAAGGTGGATCCACTGGAATCCAAGGAAAGCGATGATTATTGCCTTGGTTGGTTCAGGGGTTTTGGTCACAGTGTATTTTGGGAATTTAGAAACTGTTCCTTATACAAAAAGAAAACATTTAGTTCTCTTGTCTGAAGAAACGGAGAAACAAATGGGGGAATCTCAGTTTGAGGAACTGAAAGCAGCTTTTAAGGGTAAGATATTGCCTGCAATGCACCCGGAAAGCGTGAGAGTGACGCTAATAGCTAAGCATATTATTGAATCGTTGCAAAGAGGGTTGAGCCATGATCAAATATGGAGTGATTTAGAGTATGCATCGCCAGAGAGTTCACTTGAACATGAGAGTGTACATGATACAATGGCGGCA AGGCCATAGAGTGAGAAGGAAGGCAACTTGGGGATGAACTGGTCTCGTGAAGATGAGATTCTCGACGACAAGTGGGTTCAGCGAAGTAGGAAGTCAAGCCAAGTGAAAGGATCACAACCGACAACATCTCATTTGGAAGGATTGAATTGGGAAGTTTTGGTTGTCAACGAGCCTGTTGTTAATGCTATTTGTTTGCCTGGTGGGAAGATTGTCGTGTTCAGGGGGTTGcttgagcatttgagaactgaTGCCGAGATAGCAACCATAATTGGACATGAG GTTGGACATGCCGTGGCTCGACATATAGCCGAAACAATAACAAAGGATTTGTGGCTTGACATCCTACAATTGATACTTTATCAGTTCATTATGCCCGATTTAGCCGACAAAATGTCTGCACTCCTCTTGAGGCTCCCCTTCTCTCGGAG gatggaaattgaattagattacATTGGGCTGTTGTTGCTAGCGTCTGCCGGCTATGATCCTCGAGTTGCTCCCAAAGTGTTTGAGAAGTTAGGAAAGGTTGCAGGGGATTCAGCGATGCAAGATTATCTCTCCACACATCAATCTGGGAGGAAAAGAGCTCAGTTGTTGGCTCAAACTCAAGTAATGGAAGAagtattgggaattatccatatttatggaaaatcaaagatatgggtatcaaataatggaaagtcaaagatatgggtatcgaga
- the LOC107933127 gene encoding cytochrome P450 704C1 translates to MQNSDTHPKNISEKLSKEIYQDRPQFTMGSLLLSAAVILLLISLFVSTPFVLLLLGALTSVLVIFVALFLFLHVPELRSKARRPPIAGSMLHQLLHFNTLSDYQTSLAKKHRTYRLIMPLHSEIYTTDPANVEYILKTNFPNYGRGAHIEIMRDLFGDGIFAVDGEKWRHQRKLASYEFSTRVLREYSSAVFRDNATKLVAKVSTAAVANRAMDLQDLFMKSALDSIFKVGFGVELNALSGSDEFANRFTKAFDDSNFIVFRRYVDMFWKVKRFFNIGLEAALKRNVKIIDDFIFDLIRCKREQMENEKLVREKEDILSRFLMESKRDPENMNDRYLRDIILNFMIAGKDTSAGTLTWFFYMLHKHPLVQDKVVHEIRDATQAKDNICAEELSRLMTDDVLDRMHYLHAAITETLRLYPAVPTDGKMSVEDDVLPDGVEVKKGEGINYMAYAMGRMTYIWGEDAVEYRPERWLDEDGIFRPESPFKFTAFQAGPRICLGKEFAYRQMKIMAAVLLYLFKFRLVDETKEATYRTMFTLHMADGLHVYAFPRT, encoded by the exons ATGCAAAATTCAGATACCCATCCGAAAAATATATCAGAAAAACtctcaaaagaaatatatcaggaCAGGCCTCAGTTCACCATGGGATCGCTCTTGCTTTCGGCCGCAGTTATCTTACTTCTCATATCCCTTTTCGTCTCAACCCCTTTTGTGCTACTTCTGCTTGGAGCATTGACTTCGGTTCTGGTAATATTTGTAGCTTTATTCTTATTCCTCCATGTTCCAGAATTAAGATCCAAGGCCAGACGCCCTCCCATAGCTGGTTCAATGCTACACCAGCTCCTACACTTCAATACACTTTCTGATTACCAAACATCCCTAGCTAAGAAGCATCGCACTTACCGACTCATTATGCCATTGCACAGTGAGATTTATACTACTGATCCAGCTAATGTCGAATATATACTAAAAACCAACTTCCCTAATTATGGAAGG GGTGCCCATATTGAGATAATGAGAGATCTGTTTGGTGATGGTATCTTTGCTGTAGATGGAGAGAAATGGCGTCATCAGCGGAAGCTTGCAAGCTATGAATTTTCAACTAGAGTGTTGAGAGAATATAGTAGTGCTGTATTTCGGGATAATGCTACAAAATTGGTTGCAAAAGTTTCCACTGCAGCTGTAGCTAACCGAGCTATGGATTTGCAG GATTTGTTTATGAAATCAGCTTTAGATTCAATCTTCAAGGTGGGTTTTGGAGTCGAGTTAAATGCATTAAGTGGCTCTGATGAGTTCGCAAACCGATTCACCAAGGCTTTCGATGACTCCAATTTTATCGTGTTTCGAAGATATGTTGATATGTTTTGGAAAGTTAAAAGGTTCTTCAATATAGGATTAGAAGCTGCTCTTAAGAGAAATGTCAAAATCATTGATGACTTCATTTTCGATTTGATTCGGTGCAAGAGAGAGCAGATGGAAAATGAAAAGCTTGTG AGAGAGAAGGAAGACATATTGTCAAGGTTCTTGATGGAAAGCAAGAGAGACCCTGAAAACATGAATGATCGATACTTGAGAGATATAATTCTCAACTTCATGATAGCGGGCAAAGATACATCAGCAGGAACACTCACTTGGTTCTTTTACATGCTTCACAAACATCCTCTTGTTCAAGACAAGGTTGTCCATGAAATCAGAGATGCAACTCAAGCTAAGGATAACATATGTGCCGAAGAATTGTCGAGGTTGATGACGGATGATGTGTTAGATAGAATGCATTATCTTCATGCAGCAATAACCGAAACTCTTCGACTTTATCCTGCAGTTCCTACG GATGGGAAGATGTCAGTAGAGGATGATGTTCTGCCTGATGGTGTTGAAGTAAAGAAAGGAGAGGGGATTAATTACATGGCTTATGCAATGGGAAGAATGACATATATTTGGGGAGAAGATGCCGTTGAATATCGGCCGGAAAGATGGCTTGATGAGGATGGTATTTTTCGGCCGGAGAGTCCTTTTAAGTTCACCGCATTTCAG GCTGGGCCTCGCATCTGCCTAGGGAAGGAATTTGCATACAGGCAAATGAAAATCATGGCTGCTGTGCTCCTTTACTTGTTCAAATTCCGACTTGTGGATGAGACGAAGGAGGCTACGTATCGAACCATGTTCACCCTTCACATGGCTGATGGGCTCCATGTATATGCATTCCCCAGGACCTAA